The following are encoded together in the Iodobacter fluviatilis genome:
- a CDS encoding IS3 family transposase, protein MKQQRKQYPISQMAQWLGLSRSGFYNWLQSKSAPKQAHRLLLEVKIRAAHAHGRMTYGPRRLQKELAADEVQIGLSQLRYLRRRLGLRCIQAKKFKATTHSNHSLPVKENLLGQCFEPVKPNEMWVSDISYSTPSQRSLH, encoded by the coding sequence ATGAAACAGCAAAGAAAGCAGTATCCGATTTCACAAATGGCACAATGGCTTGGCCTGTCGCGCAGCGGATTTTATAACTGGCTACAGTCCAAATCAGCACCAAAGCAGGCGCATCGCCTGCTGCTGGAAGTCAAAATACGTGCAGCACATGCGCACGGCAGAATGACTTATGGGCCACGACGTTTACAGAAAGAGCTTGCGGCTGATGAGGTACAAATTGGCTTGAGTCAATTGCGCTATTTGAGGCGCAGACTGGGTTTGCGCTGCATTCAAGCGAAGAAATTCAAGGCGACGACCCATTCAAATCATAGCTTGCCAGTGAAAGAGAATTTACTCGGGCAATGTTTCGAACCGGTCAAGCCGAATGAAATGTGGGTGAGCGATATTAGTTACAGTACGCCCAGCCAGCGTAGCCTGCATTGA
- a CDS encoding transposase family protein, translating to MRAHWGVENQLHWVLDMAFDEDSLRYREGNSAANMSIIRDSGLNLVSAEKTAKVGVKIKCLKAGWNDDDLLLVVTGQAPVGEGKT from the coding sequence GTGCGTGCGCACTGGGGCGTTGAAAACCAATTGCACTGGGTATTGGATATGGCATTTGATGAAGATTCGCTGCGCTATCGAGAGGGAAATAGTGCGGCCAATATGTCGATTATTCGGGATTCGGGGCTAAATTTGGTTAGTGCTGAGAAAACTGCCAAGGTTGGCGTCAAAATCAAATGCCTAAAAGCGGGCTGGAATGACGATGATTTGCTGCTAGTTGTGACTGGCCAAGCGCCTGTTGGTGAAGGAAAAACTTAG
- a CDS encoding transposase, whose product MASSYTTAFRAEAVKLVLEQHLNVPQAMPKQTLDKWVKLAQQGKLAGLDQHRVQPVDELSAEVARLKRELAESKMECAFLKKAATYFAKEFTLSTRS is encoded by the coding sequence ATGGCCAGTAGTTACACCACTGCATTTCGTGCAGAAGCCGTTAAATTAGTACTCGAACAACACTTGAATGTGCCGCAAGCGATGCCCAAACAGACGCTGGATAAGTGGGTCAAATTGGCACAGCAAGGCAAGCTAGCGGGCCTGGATCAACATCGCGTTCAGCCTGTCGACGAGCTCAGCGCCGAGGTCGCCAGGCTCAAACGAGAACTGGCCGAAAGCAAAATGGAGTGCGCTTTTTTAAAAAAGGCCGCCACGTACTTTGCCAAGGAATTCACGCTAAGTACGCGTTCATGA